In the Pyrolobus fumarii 1A genome, one interval contains:
- a CDS encoding regulator protein: MAKKRRMAVRVVLPPDLVRAIDALARRWSVERSMVVEEAIRRLIGGEGKLFTRERLGRVPKRCDEWEEAYSP, translated from the coding sequence TTGGCTAAGAAGCGCAGAATGGCAGTTCGCGTTGTCCTTCCTCCCGATCTCGTAAGGGCTATCGATGCGCTAGCGCGGAGGTGGAGCGTTGAGCGTAGTATGGTTGTCGAGGAAGCTATACGTAGGCTCATTGGTGGTGAGGGTAAGCTTTTCACTAGGGAACGGTTGGGCAGGGTACCCAAACGGTGTGATGAATGGGAAGAAGCCTACTCGCCGTAA
- a CDS encoding cystathionine gamma-synthase family protein: protein MEQRKPAITQGNHKPGISTRVIHTSRVLFESDPYAPVVPPIYRTAMFHHPREDAPLIRGRPYKYSREDNPTLVALEKMITELEGGEDTLVFATGMAAISTVLLALLKPGDRVVVSREAYGATLKLFEFLRKWGLNVVLAGPDNEEIIYEASKPGTKMVFVETITNPLLRVANVPEIAKAARESGAILVVDNTFATPVIFRPLEHGATLVIHSLTKYMAGHNDVLGGSVTGPAEIIANELWEWRRMLGTTMDVEQAFLVARGLKTLEIRVERHCRNAMYVAEFLADHPKVLQVYYPGLPNSPGYELARKLFPPGMYGGVVSFRVKGGKEAVMKLFKRLKYIRPSPSLGGPESLIAYPVMSSHSTMPEEERRKLGITEDLVRLSVGLENPEDIVEDLDQALSAI, encoded by the coding sequence GTGGAGCAGAGGAAACCGGCGATTACCCAGGGTAATCACAAGCCTGGGATATCCACGCGCGTGATCCACACGTCGCGCGTGCTATTCGAGTCTGACCCCTATGCGCCCGTCGTCCCCCCAATATACCGTACTGCAATGTTCCATCACCCGCGTGAAGACGCTCCGCTCATCCGCGGGAGACCCTACAAGTACAGTAGAGAGGATAACCCGACGCTTGTCGCGCTTGAGAAGATGATAACGGAGCTGGAGGGTGGAGAGGACACACTCGTATTCGCCACCGGAATGGCGGCTATCTCGACTGTCCTCCTCGCGCTCCTAAAGCCTGGCGATCGTGTAGTAGTCTCTCGCGAGGCTTATGGTGCGACGCTCAAGCTCTTCGAGTTCCTCCGCAAGTGGGGCTTGAATGTGGTGCTGGCAGGCCCCGACAACGAGGAGATCATTTACGAGGCTTCAAAGCCGGGTACAAAGATGGTCTTCGTGGAGACGATAACGAACCCGCTGCTCCGTGTTGCTAACGTGCCCGAGATAGCCAAGGCTGCCAGGGAATCCGGTGCAATACTAGTAGTTGACAATACGTTCGCAACCCCAGTGATATTCCGGCCGCTCGAGCATGGCGCGACGCTAGTCATACACAGTCTCACCAAGTACATGGCGGGTCATAACGATGTGCTAGGAGGGTCTGTGACGGGCCCAGCGGAGATCATCGCGAACGAGCTATGGGAGTGGCGCCGCATGCTGGGCACGACGATGGACGTTGAACAAGCGTTCCTAGTAGCAAGGGGCTTAAAGACTCTTGAGATACGCGTTGAGAGGCACTGCCGTAACGCCATGTATGTCGCCGAGTTCCTAGCTGACCACCCCAAGGTGCTCCAAGTGTACTACCCTGGGCTGCCCAACAGTCCGGGCTACGAGCTAGCCAGGAAGCTCTTCCCGCCAGGCATGTATGGTGGTGTGGTTAGCTTCCGTGTGAAAGGTGGCAAGGAAGCGGTGATGAAGCTGTTCAAGAGGCTCAAGTATATACGGCCATCGCCGAGTCTAGGCGGACCCGAGAGCCTCATAGCATACCCGGTGATGAGCAGCCACTCTACCATGCCAGAGGAGGAGAGGAGAAAACTAGGCATAACAGAGGACCTAGTGAGGCTAAGCGTAGGCCTAGAGAACCCCGAGGATATCGTCGAAGATCTCGACCAAGCACTATCAGCCATTTGA
- a CDS encoding homoserine kinase — protein sequence MVQHNRVRVKAPASIANLGPLFDLAALAIDYAYDVVEVEVVEELGDGIRVDVEAAGAPSGEANTAYTAAYKILEYLGETLHLRIRVVKGVPPRMGMGGSGASAAAAAYAVNLLLGEPFTKEELVKFAGEAEAVAAGTPHYDNVAASLLGGLVILLDRSRPWVARLNIPEDVYIILFIPKREVVKVPPGKGKTEVMREVLPREIPLATSIAWMEKALALTLGLQLDPYTALKAANYGGPVEEARSKLIPGYAEAKREALEAGALAFNISGAGPTLFAIVREGDEDEVARRVAKILEKHWGELETRVVNIDREGARITSE from the coding sequence TTGGTCCAACATAATCGTGTTCGTGTAAAAGCGCCGGCTAGCATCGCAAACCTTGGCCCCCTTTTCGACCTAGCAGCTCTCGCCATAGACTATGCCTATGATGTCGTCGAAGTTGAGGTTGTCGAAGAGCTTGGAGATGGTATACGCGTGGATGTCGAGGCTGCAGGCGCTCCAAGCGGCGAGGCTAACACTGCATACACTGCCGCCTACAAGATCCTCGAGTACCTGGGCGAGACGCTACACCTCAGGATACGTGTCGTGAAAGGAGTGCCGCCACGAATGGGCATGGGGGGTAGCGGCGCCTCTGCCGCCGCAGCAGCCTACGCGGTTAACCTCCTCCTCGGCGAGCCGTTTACCAAAGAGGAGCTTGTTAAGTTCGCAGGCGAGGCTGAGGCTGTCGCAGCAGGCACACCCCATTATGACAACGTCGCTGCAAGCCTATTGGGAGGTTTAGTGATCCTCCTCGACCGCAGCAGACCTTGGGTAGCGAGGCTGAACATCCCAGAAGACGTTTACATAATCCTCTTCATACCGAAACGCGAGGTTGTCAAGGTGCCGCCTGGTAAGGGTAAAACAGAGGTGATGAGAGAGGTGCTACCAAGAGAGATACCACTAGCCACAAGCATCGCTTGGATGGAGAAAGCACTTGCACTCACTCTAGGGTTACAACTGGACCCGTACACGGCCCTGAAGGCCGCTAACTATGGCGGTCCTGTAGAGGAGGCACGCTCCAAGCTAATACCAGGCTACGCCGAGGCTAAGAGGGAGGCTCTCGAAGCGGGCGCGCTTGCTTTCAACATCAGCGGGGCTGGCCCAACCCTATTCGCCATAGTGAGGGAGGGAGACGAGGATGAAGTTGCAAGGAGGGTAGCCAAGATACTAGAAAAGCACTGGGGTGAGCTCGAAACCCGGGTAGTAAACATCGACCGCGAGGGTGCAAGGATAACGAGCGAGTAA
- a CDS encoding ribose-phosphate diphosphokinase — MPRFVVVAGPGGYPAQGLAEALGAELVNVEHKVFPDGESYVRIPSRLDGKIAVVVQSMYPEQDRRFVELLLLIEAAHGSGADHVIAVVPYIAYARQDRRFREGEPISIKTILSSLRAAGADALITIDIHKPESLTYFNGPTVNVDPTPLFAEAIRGEKDVVVVAPDRGALHRAESLAMKLNVPYDYLEKFRDRVTGEITMKPKELRVEGKTVILVDDIISTGGTIAKAAEILRSQGARRIIVAVSHALLVGNALEKLVKAGVDRLLALDTVPPRQGVEVLATGGLLADTVKELSESHGWLT, encoded by the coding sequence ATGCCTCGTTTCGTGGTTGTCGCGGGACCCGGCGGGTACCCAGCTCAGGGGCTTGCCGAGGCTCTTGGTGCTGAACTCGTGAATGTAGAGCACAAGGTCTTCCCCGACGGCGAGAGTTACGTGAGGATACCTTCGAGGCTTGACGGTAAGATAGCGGTAGTAGTGCAATCCATGTATCCAGAGCAGGATAGGAGGTTTGTAGAGCTCCTCCTACTAATCGAGGCTGCTCATGGCTCCGGCGCTGATCATGTAATCGCTGTAGTGCCTTACATAGCGTATGCCAGGCAAGATAGGAGGTTTAGGGAAGGCGAGCCGATAAGCATCAAAACAATACTGTCCTCGCTCCGCGCGGCTGGCGCCGACGCACTCATTACCATTGATATACACAAGCCGGAATCACTAACCTACTTCAATGGCCCGACGGTAAATGTGGATCCTACGCCTCTCTTCGCAGAAGCTATTCGCGGCGAGAAGGATGTAGTGGTTGTTGCCCCGGATAGGGGGGCTCTGCACCGTGCAGAGAGCCTGGCAATGAAGTTGAACGTGCCTTACGATTATCTCGAGAAGTTCAGGGACAGAGTAACGGGCGAGATAACGATGAAGCCTAAGGAGCTGCGCGTAGAGGGGAAGACGGTGATTCTCGTAGACGACATAATCAGCACGGGCGGCACCATAGCCAAGGCGGCCGAGATACTACGGAGCCAGGGCGCACGCCGGATAATAGTCGCGGTGAGCCACGCTTTGCTGGTGGGCAATGCCCTTGAGAAGCTCGTAAAGGCTGGTGTTGATCGTCTGCTTGCCCTAGATACGGTGCCTCCAAGGCAGGGCGTGGAAGTGCTCGCCACGGGAGGCTTGCTTGCAGATACCGTGAAGGAGCTGAGCGAGAGCCACGGATGGCTAACGTGA
- a CDS encoding MBL fold metallo-hydrolase, giving the protein MRVWRVARDVLLVDHLFAGLPGIVGTYIIIGDGGEAAVVDPGPRSSIDSVTRVIEERGLRLRYVLLTHIHLDHGASAEILAEKYGAKIIVHPRGAPHLVDPSKLCEAARSLMRDVDLVGCPQGVDEKLVKPTSDGEVVEVGGRRVRVVHTPGHASHHQSFLLEDEGVLFPGDSMGIFYCECVVPLTPPPTRPRMILESIEKMLSLKPRLAALPHFGIHPDPEALAREVVERMQAWVNYESFERLLESDVCARRVYECRRGAPYFGGEVERSWRGLREAREHGHW; this is encoded by the coding sequence TTGAGAGTCTGGCGTGTCGCGCGTGATGTGCTTCTTGTTGATCATCTTTTCGCGGGGCTGCCGGGTATCGTCGGGACCTACATAATAATCGGTGATGGTGGGGAGGCTGCCGTTGTTGACCCGGGTCCACGGTCTAGCATTGATAGTGTCACGCGTGTTATAGAAGAACGTGGCCTGAGGCTTAGATACGTATTATTGACGCATATACACCTCGACCATGGCGCTTCCGCTGAGATACTCGCCGAAAAGTATGGCGCCAAGATCATAGTACATCCTCGCGGTGCTCCCCACCTAGTAGATCCTTCAAAGCTTTGTGAAGCCGCGAGGAGCCTCATGAGGGATGTGGATCTGGTGGGTTGCCCACAGGGTGTTGACGAGAAGCTTGTGAAGCCAACGAGCGACGGGGAAGTTGTTGAGGTTGGCGGGAGGAGGGTTAGGGTTGTACACACACCTGGCCATGCTAGTCATCACCAGTCTTTCCTGTTAGAGGATGAGGGTGTATTGTTCCCAGGCGACTCTATGGGTATCTTCTACTGCGAGTGTGTGGTGCCTCTCACGCCGCCTCCTACGAGGCCCCGGATGATACTTGAGAGCATAGAGAAGATGCTTAGTTTGAAGCCGCGTCTGGCGGCGCTGCCGCACTTCGGTATCCACCCGGATCCGGAGGCTCTCGCTAGGGAGGTGGTGGAGAGGATGCAGGCTTGGGTCAACTATGAGAGTTTTGAGAGACTCCTAGAGTCTGATGTGTGTGCTAGGAGGGTGTACGAGTGTAGGAGGGGAGCGCCGTACTTCGGCGGCGAGGTTGAGAGGAGCTGGAGGGGGTTGAGGGAGGCACGCGAGCATGGCCACTGGTGA
- the porB gene encoding pyruvate synthase subunit PorB, with product MVYYALFQGKAPDTTKKRFKTVWDIPKDELLAPGHRMCQGCAAALIFRHLLKAVGKDVVIVQATGCVEVTTTVFPETAWRVPYIHVAFENAASVASGVAAAIKALQKKGILPPDKKVKVIATAGDGGTFDIGMQALSGMLERGDDVMYLVYDNEAYMNTGIQRSGATPWGAWTTTTPVGKKWKGEWRWKKDIIGIALAHRVPYIATANPAYPLDMIEKFRRAFETEGPSLVHVLSPCPPGWRIPPEKSIEVAKLATLTGMWVNLEIVEGQPRVTVKVPKRKPVKEYLKMQGRFRHLKDEDIAFIQKVVDAEVKKINEWVGEEAIGPVEE from the coding sequence ATGGTCTACTATGCCCTCTTCCAGGGTAAGGCCCCCGACACCACCAAGAAGAGGTTCAAGACAGTCTGGGACATCCCAAAGGACGAGCTGCTAGCGCCAGGCCACCGTATGTGCCAGGGTTGCGCTGCAGCCCTCATCTTTAGACACCTACTCAAGGCCGTGGGTAAAGACGTAGTGATAGTCCAGGCTACCGGATGCGTAGAAGTGACGACGACGGTCTTCCCGGAGACTGCGTGGAGAGTACCCTACATACACGTGGCATTCGAGAACGCAGCCTCAGTGGCCTCGGGAGTCGCGGCCGCGATAAAGGCGCTGCAGAAGAAGGGCATACTGCCGCCAGACAAGAAGGTGAAGGTCATAGCCACGGCGGGTGACGGTGGCACCTTCGACATCGGCATGCAGGCCCTTAGCGGCATGCTAGAGAGGGGCGACGACGTCATGTACCTAGTGTATGATAACGAGGCGTACATGAACACGGGTATACAGAGAAGCGGCGCAACACCATGGGGCGCTTGGACGACGACAACCCCCGTCGGTAAGAAGTGGAAGGGCGAGTGGCGCTGGAAGAAGGACATAATCGGCATCGCCCTAGCTCACCGCGTACCGTACATAGCAACCGCTAACCCGGCCTACCCGCTCGACATGATAGAGAAGTTTAGGAGAGCCTTCGAGACCGAGGGCCCATCCCTAGTTCACGTGCTGTCGCCGTGCCCGCCAGGCTGGAGGATACCACCAGAGAAGAGCATCGAGGTTGCAAAACTAGCCACTCTCACCGGCATGTGGGTGAACCTCGAGATCGTTGAGGGCCAGCCACGCGTCACGGTCAAGGTGCCCAAGAGGAAGCCTGTGAAAGAGTACCTCAAGATGCAGGGTAGGTTCAGGCACCTAAAGGACGAGGACATAGCCTTCATACAGAAGGTCGTTGACGCCGAGGTCAAGAAGATCAACGAGTGGGTAGGCGAGGAGGCCATAGGCCCCGTAGAGGAGTAA
- a CDS encoding pyruvate flavodoxin/ferredoxin oxidoreductase domain containing protein, whose product MAAAGQTLEKKAKKKKIALTGNYAVAYAVKSCDVDVVAAYPITPQSPIVEKISEYIANGEMDAEMIHVESEHSALSALVGASAFGARVFTATSSQGLEFMHEILYIASGLRLPIVMALSNRALSAPLNIWNDYGDAMSARDAGWIMIFDETVQEAHDAVVIAYRIAEHPDVLLPVMITLDGFILSHTVEPVEPVEKEEALKFAPKRPRGYRPVLDPDKPVTMGVVGTPDYYYEFKRQQAEAMKKAVPVIDEAFRDFCKTFGRCYERVETYKMDDAEYVLISMGATFGNVRAAVDKLRKEGVKAGGLKIKVFRPFPADLVAKYLGEGRVKAVGVLDRAVSFGAAVEGPLFMEVVTSLAVRGIQVPLVSFVHGLGGRDIFTDEVVQMFKILMDHASRGRSATQTYYIGVRE is encoded by the coding sequence ATGGCGGCCGCGGGTCAAACCCTCGAGAAGAAGGCGAAGAAGAAGAAGATTGCACTGACGGGTAACTACGCAGTAGCCTACGCCGTCAAATCCTGCGACGTCGACGTTGTCGCGGCGTACCCGATCACGCCACAGAGCCCCATAGTCGAGAAGATCTCCGAGTACATCGCCAATGGCGAGATGGATGCGGAGATGATACACGTCGAGAGCGAGCATTCCGCTCTCTCAGCCCTAGTGGGCGCCTCCGCCTTCGGCGCCAGGGTATTCACTGCGACAAGCAGCCAAGGCCTAGAGTTCATGCATGAGATACTCTACATCGCCAGTGGTCTCCGCCTACCAATCGTAATGGCGCTATCAAACCGTGCACTCTCCGCGCCACTAAACATCTGGAACGACTACGGCGATGCTATGAGCGCTAGAGACGCCGGCTGGATAATGATCTTCGACGAGACTGTACAAGAGGCGCATGATGCGGTAGTGATCGCCTATAGGATAGCTGAGCACCCCGACGTGCTACTACCAGTCATGATCACGTTAGACGGCTTCATATTGAGTCACACCGTCGAGCCGGTAGAGCCAGTCGAGAAAGAGGAGGCTCTCAAGTTTGCGCCGAAGAGGCCTCGCGGCTACCGCCCGGTGCTAGACCCAGACAAGCCCGTAACCATGGGTGTCGTCGGCACCCCAGACTACTACTATGAGTTCAAGAGGCAGCAGGCTGAGGCTATGAAGAAGGCTGTACCGGTGATAGACGAGGCGTTCCGCGACTTCTGTAAGACCTTCGGCAGGTGCTACGAGAGGGTAGAGACGTACAAGATGGACGATGCAGAGTACGTCCTAATATCCATGGGTGCAACCTTTGGCAACGTGAGAGCGGCTGTCGACAAGCTGCGCAAGGAGGGTGTTAAGGCTGGAGGCCTTAAGATCAAGGTGTTCCGCCCATTCCCCGCAGACCTAGTAGCTAAGTACCTGGGCGAGGGTCGCGTCAAGGCAGTAGGCGTCCTAGACCGTGCGGTGAGCTTCGGTGCGGCAGTGGAAGGCCCACTATTCATGGAGGTGGTCACGAGCCTAGCAGTGCGCGGCATCCAGGTGCCACTCGTGAGCTTCGTGCACGGTCTAGGCGGTCGCGACATTTTCACAGACGAGGTGGTCCAGATGTTCAAGATACTCATGGACCACGCGTCTCGCGGTCGTAGTGCAACCCAGACCTACTACATAGGTGTGCGTGAGTAA
- a CDS encoding 4Fe-4S binding protein, with translation MIMSGLPGWRSLPIAAIVSEPGNTEKNDMSAWRTFKPVIDQEKCVRCRMCWIFCPDAAILEVEEEYRTKTGRVYKVTYKVDYKHCKGCGICANECPVKAIQMVPEVR, from the coding sequence ATGATAATGTCCGGTCTTCCTGGCTGGAGGAGTCTCCCCATAGCAGCTATTGTAAGTGAGCCAGGCAACACGGAAAAGAACGATATGTCTGCGTGGAGAACGTTCAAACCAGTAATTGATCAGGAGAAGTGCGTGCGTTGCAGAATGTGTTGGATATTCTGTCCTGATGCGGCTATACTTGAGGTGGAGGAAGAGTACAGGACGAAGACCGGGAGGGTCTACAAGGTCACGTATAAGGTGGATTATAAGCATTGCAAGGGCTGCGGGATTTGTGCTAACGAGTGTCCCGTGAAAGCTATCCAGATGGTCCCGGAGGTGAGGTAA
- a CDS encoding 2-oxoacid:acceptor oxidoreductase family protein yields MRIELRWHGRGGQGAVTAAELLAIAAIEEGLFAQAFPEFGTERRGAPVVAYNRVADHPVYEREPVLNPDYVIVLDPSLPPSIYMSGLKREGGLIVNTKKSPRELADELKAQGFEPPAIVATVDATEIALRNLRVPIVNTAMLGAFVRVSGVVSIETVEKVVADRFSDRPHLVQPNVKAVREAYESVNVEKLLVARA; encoded by the coding sequence TTGCGTATCGAGCTTAGATGGCACGGCCGCGGTGGTCAAGGCGCTGTTACCGCGGCTGAGCTTCTGGCAATAGCGGCTATTGAGGAGGGGCTCTTTGCGCAAGCATTCCCCGAGTTTGGTACGGAGAGGCGTGGTGCGCCAGTGGTGGCTTACAACAGGGTGGCTGACCACCCGGTATACGAGCGTGAGCCGGTCCTAAACCCCGACTATGTAATCGTCTTGGACCCTTCGCTGCCTCCGTCGATATACATGTCTGGTTTGAAGAGGGAGGGCGGGCTCATAGTGAATACCAAGAAGTCGCCCCGCGAGCTAGCTGATGAGCTAAAGGCGCAAGGCTTTGAACCTCCAGCCATAGTAGCGACGGTAGATGCGACTGAGATTGCTTTACGCAATCTACGCGTTCCTATCGTAAACACTGCGATGCTTGGCGCGTTTGTGCGCGTATCTGGGGTAGTGAGTATAGAGACTGTGGAGAAAGTTGTTGCCGATAGGTTCTCTGATAGGCCTCATCTTGTGCAGCCCAACGTAAAAGCCGTCCGTGAAGCTTACGAGAGTGTAAATGTAGAGAAGCTCCTTGTAGCTCGCGCTTAG
- a CDS encoding aminotransferase class V-fold PLP-dependent enzyme encodes MRFLPGEGFLLDYESIREDFPILSKKRIVYLDNAATTQKPRQVIEAVRRFYEESNANILRGIYELSMKATMLYEEAHIVVAKFIGARDWREVVFTKNSTDSINMIAYALIGRIKSGDNIVVTEMEHHSNFLPWVRLARLTGAELRVAPIDEHGRLDMEKLESLIDEKTRVVAIVHASNVLGVVNDVRRVARIAHQYDALVVVDAAQSVPHMPVNVRELEADFLVFSGHKMLGPTGIGVLWGRLDILEELEPPVYGGGAVKSVRVESGEVKVEYAELPWKWEPGTPNIAGAVGLAEAVRYLQGIGLEKIEAHERTLTRMLIKMLGELDVRMVGDIPAEERVGIVSFTLDGFKPLFVALRLGRMKIAVRAGFHCAEPLHRKLGFNEGSVRASMYLYNGPDDIEKLVDALRGILRGEGGS; translated from the coding sequence GTGAGATTCCTGCCTGGAGAAGGGTTCCTACTAGACTACGAGAGTATCAGGGAGGATTTCCCGATACTCTCCAAGAAGCGTATCGTGTATCTTGATAACGCGGCTACTACGCAGAAGCCGCGGCAAGTAATAGAGGCTGTCAGGAGGTTCTACGAGGAGAGTAACGCGAACATACTTCGTGGTATCTACGAGCTTAGCATGAAAGCTACTATGCTGTACGAGGAGGCGCATATCGTCGTAGCTAAGTTCATAGGCGCGAGGGATTGGAGAGAGGTAGTGTTCACCAAGAACTCCACGGACTCTATAAACATGATAGCGTATGCGCTCATAGGGCGCATCAAGAGCGGTGATAACATTGTCGTCACGGAGATGGAACATCATAGTAACTTCCTGCCTTGGGTCAGGCTGGCGAGGCTGACTGGCGCCGAGCTACGGGTAGCACCCATAGATGAGCATGGGAGGCTGGATATGGAGAAGCTGGAGAGCCTCATAGACGAAAAGACGCGTGTCGTGGCGATAGTCCACGCGTCTAACGTGTTAGGGGTGGTTAATGATGTTAGGAGGGTGGCGAGGATAGCGCACCAGTATGACGCGTTGGTTGTTGTCGACGCGGCTCAGTCTGTGCCGCACATGCCGGTTAACGTTCGTGAGCTTGAGGCTGACTTCCTGGTGTTCAGTGGGCATAAGATGCTTGGGCCTACGGGGATAGGTGTGCTATGGGGTAGGCTCGACATTCTCGAGGAGCTTGAGCCTCCCGTCTATGGTGGTGGCGCCGTCAAGAGCGTGCGCGTGGAGAGTGGCGAGGTGAAAGTAGAGTATGCCGAGTTGCCTTGGAAGTGGGAGCCAGGCACTCCTAACATAGCGGGTGCTGTCGGCCTAGCTGAGGCTGTGAGATACCTGCAGGGCATTGGGCTCGAGAAGATAGAGGCGCATGAGAGGACGCTAACAAGGATGCTTATCAAGATGCTTGGCGAGCTTGATGTTAGAATGGTTGGGGATATACCGGCTGAGGAGCGTGTAGGTATAGTCTCGTTTACCTTGGATGGGTTCAAGCCTCTCTTCGTGGCTCTTAGGCTTGGGCGTATGAAGATAGCGGTGAGGGCTGGGTTCCACTGTGCAGAGCCGCTCCACCGCAAGCTTGGCTTCAACGAGGGTAGCGTGCGCGCAAGTATGTACCTCTACAACGGCCCAGACGATATAGAGAAGCTTGTTGATGCGTTGCGTGGTATACTCCGTGGAGAGGGTGGAAGCTAA
- a CDS encoding DUF998 domain-containing protein — MPAQASLESGAPTGRTAMMLILAALLMVTVSALLAYTRGLWSPWHGALSDLGVIQETRLLFNTGLVLGGIGITLYAATCGALLWLAAGTSLALIGVVTEDYTTPHFLLALAFFVSGFAASLSECRTPPYRILAAALVILWILHFTFRLPPGVAIPEYLSALLFISCISRGCRSG; from the coding sequence ATGCCTGCACAGGCTTCTCTGGAATCAGGCGCGCCCACCGGACGCACTGCTATGATGCTTATCCTGGCAGCCTTGTTGATGGTCACGGTGTCCGCCCTACTAGCCTACACGCGGGGCCTTTGGAGCCCATGGCACGGTGCTCTTAGCGACCTAGGTGTCATCCAAGAGACGAGACTGCTGTTCAACACTGGCCTTGTACTGGGCGGCATCGGGATCACGTTATACGCTGCCACGTGTGGTGCTCTCCTCTGGCTCGCCGCAGGCACCTCCCTGGCACTAATCGGCGTGGTCACTGAGGATTACACTACACCGCATTTCCTGTTAGCTCTAGCGTTCTTCGTCTCGGGTTTCGCAGCTTCGCTTTCAGAGTGTAGGACACCACCATATCGGATATTGGCCGCCGCTCTTGTCATACTTTGGATTCTCCACTTTACATTTCGACTACCGCCGGGAGTGGCTATACCCGAGTACCTCAGCGCCCTGCTCTTCATATCATGTATCTCACGGGGGTGTAGAAGCGGGTGA
- a CDS encoding metallophosphoesterase family protein — translation MKILFISDLHCEAKVFRGVYEGYACEWLLSIIDGVKPDALISAGDWGSLVSFNFFQELRRRVPVVLSVYGNHERMDVLLKSGVLMEEGRVHELNGLRIGGIHGIVSPKGGVKKGVPRRTPSEFLSVARRLAGKLDILVMHEVPYLPEAYPDVRRDIGPLTALKAIEIVRPRLVLGGHMHRGCYTIHEVTRNVLYLRVDSSMAERCYVVLEADSIIVYRDEEFVMKRGISLRASP, via the coding sequence GTGAAGATACTATTCATCTCGGATCTTCATTGCGAGGCCAAGGTGTTCCGCGGCGTCTATGAGGGGTATGCATGTGAGTGGCTTCTCAGCATAATAGACGGTGTTAAGCCAGATGCGCTCATCTCGGCTGGCGATTGGGGCAGTCTTGTATCCTTCAACTTCTTCCAAGAGCTTCGTAGGCGTGTACCGGTAGTGTTGAGCGTCTACGGCAACCATGAGAGAATGGACGTGCTTCTAAAGAGCGGCGTATTGATGGAGGAAGGTCGAGTCCATGAGCTTAACGGTCTGCGCATAGGCGGCATTCACGGCATCGTATCGCCGAAGGGCGGTGTCAAGAAGGGTGTACCGCGCCGGACGCCTAGCGAGTTTCTCTCGGTAGCCAGGAGGCTAGCCGGCAAACTCGACATACTGGTTATGCACGAGGTGCCTTACCTGCCCGAGGCCTATCCGGATGTGCGCCGCGATATAGGGCCCCTGACAGCATTGAAGGCGATTGAGATTGTTAGGCCGCGTTTGGTGCTAGGGGGTCACATGCATCGCGGCTGTTACACCATCCATGAGGTGACTAGGAACGTGCTATACCTACGCGTGGATAGCAGTATGGCTGAGAGATGCTATGTGGTGTTAGAGGCCGACTCCATTATAGTGTATAGGGATGAGGAGTTCGTCATGAAGAGGGGGATTAGCCTTAGAGCTTCTCCATGA
- a CDS encoding DNA-binding protein, whose amino-acid sequence MARRRSVQQVEPQTFLMSIRPQFAFQILRGEKKFELRRWIGVPVAPGSVVVIYASGSVKALVGEFLVGRVYHGAPEEVWKQVMMHPSPGVDRDDWPYIRGAKKAMALEVEKVIVYPRQVTLQELRRIIPGWQPPISYKVLREGDPLYELIVKRLRRLAGYDEELGVMEKL is encoded by the coding sequence TTGGCTAGGCGGAGGAGTGTTCAGCAGGTAGAGCCTCAGACGTTTCTTATGAGCATCCGGCCGCAGTTCGCATTCCAGATACTGCGTGGTGAGAAGAAGTTCGAGCTTCGCAGGTGGATTGGTGTACCAGTAGCCCCTGGTAGCGTTGTTGTGATATACGCGTCTGGTAGTGTGAAGGCGCTAGTAGGCGAGTTCCTAGTCGGTAGAGTGTACCATGGGGCGCCCGAGGAGGTCTGGAAGCAGGTAATGATGCATCCGTCACCTGGCGTTGATCGCGACGATTGGCCGTATATACGTGGCGCAAAGAAAGCAATGGCTCTCGAGGTTGAGAAGGTGATTGTCTACCCGCGGCAGGTGACGCTACAAGAGCTTAGACGTATCATCCCAGGCTGGCAACCACCCATAAGCTACAAGGTGCTGCGCGAGGGCGACCCGCTGTACGAGCTGATAGTCAAGAGGCTACGCAGGCTAGCTGGGTACGACGAAGAGCTGGGTGTCATGGAGAAGCTCTAA